The Poseidonibacter lekithochrous region ATATGCAGAAGATGATAAAGACATAGCAAAAACAGTAATAAATTATTTATCAAAAATATTTAAAGAAGTTGTTTATGCAGAAAATGGAGAAGAAGCATTAAATCTTTATAATCAAGATGAATACGATATTGTAATAACAGATATTAATATGCCTAAAATGAATGGTCTTCAATTAATTGAAGAAATAAAAGGTATTAATATTAATCAAAATGTAATAATAATCTCTGCATACTCAGATTCAAGTAACTTTATTTCTTCTATAAAACTTGGAGTAGACGGATATATTATTAAACCTATAAACTATGATGATATGAATCAACTTTTATTTAAACTTGGAAGTAAAATAAAAAAATTTAAAGAGCATGATATTAATCTTGAACAACAAAAGTTCCTATTAGATCATATTTATCAAAAAAATCACTTATTAAAACAATATACTGATGTAATAGATAAAGTTGCAATAGTTTCTAAGACCGATTTAAAGGGAGTAATTACCTATGTAAATGATTTCTTTTGTGAAATAAGTGGTTATTCAAAAGAAGAAGTAATAGGGAAAAGTCATAATATTGTAAGACATGAAGATATGCCCAAAAGTGTCTATATTGAATTATGGGAAACTATAAAAAATGGTGAAGTATGGGAAGGCACAATTAAAAATAAAAACAAAGATGGTAGTGCCTATTTTGTTCATGCTACAATATTTCCAATGTTCGACAATGAAAAAAATATAAAAGAATATATTGGGATAAGGTTTCTTACAACAAAAGAAGAAATTGGGAAACGAGAATTTAAAAAGAAAGTAAGAAATACTTATTTAGAATATAAAAAATCTGCATATGAAGCAAGTAAAAAAATTGAAATATTAAGTGAACAGTTATCATCAAATCAACAAAACGATACCTTTAAAAACTCAACTATTAATGATTTAAATACAAGATTAAGAAAAGCTATCTCACAAATAAAATTTTATGAAGATATGATTGAAGATATTAAATTAAATAATGAAAAAAAAGTAAATCATTTTGCAGATAAAACAACAGAGTTTAATAATAAAATTATAGATAATCATAAAGAAATGGATAAAAAGAAATCTATAATTCATAAGCTAAAAGAAGATATGGAAATAAAAAATAATGAAATATTAAAACTTAATAGTGAATTAATAGATCAAAGGAATATTATTTTTGATCTTAGAGATACCATAAAAAACATAGATGAAGAAAAAAGTTAGATTATAAATAGAAAACTACAAAGAAAGATATAAACTATAAAAGTTTATATCTATTTCTTCATATGAGTGTGAGTATGAGTACTATGGCCTCTTTGTTTAACTCCATATGTTTTAAAAGCATATATTTTATACATACTTAACCCTAAATACAGAAGTATCAATGATGAAGCAGCTACGTAAGCTAAGGCTTTTCTCATTTTTGAGACTTTGAATAAATTAACTCTTTTATATAAAATCACTAAACCTAAAATCATTGCAAGATATACAAATAATTCAAAAGCCATAAGCCAAGAATCACCCCTCGAAGCTAGTGATTGAACTTTGTTTATATCAAGAGAGAAGCCTTGAATAAAACCATTTAGTACATTTGAGTATGTCTTAGTAAAAAATCCGCTTAATAGATGTCCTAAACTAGCGATTATAAACAATGGAGCATAAGCATATCCAAGAGAAGAGAAAGTACTAGAGAACTTCTGCCCTAAAGCTTTTGAAGCTAGGAATATTCCAGCAAAGGTAGTAGATACAACTAAAACTAGTGAGTAAAGATATGCAAAAAATCCTATAAAGTCCACACCTTTTATAGAAATATACTGCCCTACATATTGTGCACTAGTTGCCCACGGTAGTGAATCAGCAATATTTGTTCTTCCTAGTGCATGATGAAAACTCATAGTAAAAGTAATAGAAGCAAATACAAGAATATATACCCAAATATCTGATTTTTCAACTTTCGTTTTTTTGTATAAAGTTGAAGTAGGAGGAATGATTTTGAAATCCACACTATCACAAGCTCTAGTACAGTCCATACATAAACTACAATCATCCATAGAATTTTTCTTATCAAAAGTAAAAGGTTTTAGATTATATGTACATGCCGTACTACACTCAAAAGTTCTACATGAAGCACAATGTTCGCTATTTGTTCCTAGTTTTGTAAAAGATACTTTTTGATAAGCTTTTGTAAGATTTCCAATAGGACAGATATATTTACAATAACTCATATCTTTGTATAAAAAGAATATCACAAAAGCTACTATTGTTAATACTGTAAACATAATAGCAGTAGCAAGAGGTATTTTTAAAGCCCCAGGAATTGTATAGTAAACTCCCCACCATCCAACTACAAGTAGTGTAATACCAATATATCTATTTTTTAAAAACTTTGGCATTTCTAAATTCATACCATACTTTGTAATATACTTGCCTAAAAATCCATGAGGACAAATACCACAGAAGATTCTTCCAAAAGTAGTAAGTGTTAAGACCATAAAAAATGACCAAAACAATCCCCAAAATACATTCTTTGTGAAAGTATTCTCTTTTGTTGGATTTTCATAACCATAATAAATAGCATATACAAATAAAGCAAGAGTTATTATTTGAATAGTTCTTTGAAATGCTTTATTTTTAAATACTGTTTTAAATATAGGCATTGCCAAAAGGTCGTTTTTAGCTCTTTTTATATTTTTTACCATTTATTATCCTTAGAAACTATATTTAAGACCAGCGTAATACTCTCTACCTGGATCAACTACAATACTTACATCTTCACTATCTACTCCTACATCACCTCTTTTATCTCTGTGTAAGTATGCAGCTCTGTAGTATTGTTTATCAAATACATTGTTTGCTTTTACAAAAAACTCTAAATTGTTCTTTTTCATTTTTGTTTTATATCTAGCTTGTAAATTCAAGATTCCATATCCTGGCATTTTTACAATATTTGTTTCATCAGCATAGTACGAAGATTTAGCATAGATTTCAGAAATAAGTGTTAATTTTTGCGTTGCTCTGTAGTTTAAAAATAGATCTACTGTATGTTTTGAAGTTCTAGGAATTGTATTTCCTACAATATCAAAGTTGTGAGTTGATCTGTCTTGATAAGTGTGTTTAAAAGTATTGTATCTTGTATAACTTGTATGTAAATACGTATATGCAAAATCAAAAGATACAGTTTTTTGGGCATCACTTTTTAATGACAATTCTAAACCTCTACTTCTAGTATCTCCTGCATTATCTGTAGTATCACCAAAAGAGTATGTTCCACCTTCAGGACCTATAATATTTCTATTGTCTAATTGATAAACAGATGTTTCATAAGTAAAGATGTCTTTATTACCTCTAAGACCTAATTCATAGTTTCTACTTGTTTGTTCTTTGATATTTTCATTACTTTCAATATCTTCTACATCTGGTGTTTCAAAAGCAGTTGAGTAACTAGCAAAAATTGAGTTATTATCATTTAGTTTATAAGTACTTCCTAATCTATATGAGAAGTTTCTAAATGTTTTTTCTTTAGTACTATTTGTATTACTCCATACAGTTCCATCAAAATCTCTCTCTTTTGTATTTAGTTCTTTATCTTGGTAGTCATATCTGATATTAAAAGTTGTAGTTAATTTAGGAGTAAAATTGTATTTGAACTCAGTATATAATCCTACAAT contains the following coding sequences:
- a CDS encoding 4Fe-4S binding protein — encoded protein: MVKNIKRAKNDLLAMPIFKTVFKNKAFQRTIQIITLALFVYAIYYGYENPTKENTFTKNVFWGLFWSFFMVLTLTTFGRIFCGICPHGFLGKYITKYGMNLEMPKFLKNRYIGITLLVVGWWGVYYTIPGALKIPLATAIMFTVLTIVAFVIFFLYKDMSYCKYICPIGNLTKAYQKVSFTKLGTNSEHCASCRTFECSTACTYNLKPFTFDKKNSMDDCSLCMDCTRACDSVDFKIIPPTSTLYKKTKVEKSDIWVYILVFASITFTMSFHHALGRTNIADSLPWATSAQYVGQYISIKGVDFIGFFAYLYSLVLVVSTTFAGIFLASKALGQKFSSTFSSLGYAYAPLFIIASLGHLLSGFFTKTYSNVLNGFIQGFSLDINKVQSLASRGDSWLMAFELFVYLAMILGLVILYKRVNLFKVSKMRKALAYVAASSLILLYLGLSMYKIYAFKTYGVKQRGHSTHTHTHMKK
- a CDS encoding response regulator, producing the protein MINIREIKEITSSLNILYAEDDKDIAKTVINYLSKIFKEVVYAENGEEALNLYNQDEYDIVITDINMPKMNGLQLIEEIKGININQNVIIISAYSDSSNFISSIKLGVDGYIIKPINYDDMNQLLFKLGSKIKKFKEHDINLEQQKFLLDHIYQKNHLLKQYTDVIDKVAIVSKTDLKGVITYVNDFFCEISGYSKEEVIGKSHNIVRHEDMPKSVYIELWETIKNGEVWEGTIKNKNKDGSAYFVHATIFPMFDNEKNIKEYIGIRFLTTKEEIGKREFKKKVRNTYLEYKKSAYEASKKIEILSEQLSSNQQNDTFKNSTINDLNTRLRKAISQIKFYEDMIEDIKLNNEKKVNHFADKTTEFNNKIIDNHKEMDKKKSIIHKLKEDMEIKNNEILKLNSELIDQRNIIFDLRDTIKNIDEEKS